One genomic window of Conger conger chromosome 7, fConCon1.1, whole genome shotgun sequence includes the following:
- the emc6 gene encoding ER membrane protein complex subunit 6, whose amino-acid sequence MAALAAKREGPQFISEVSVRGNAAVLDYCRTSVSALSGATAGILGLTGLYGFIFYFLASFLLSLLLILKAGRRWNKCFKSRRLLFTGGLVGGLFTYILFWTFLYGMVHVY is encoded by the coding sequence ATGGCCGCACTGGCAGCTAAACGGGAAGGACCACAGTTCATTAGTGAGGTTTCCGTGCGAGGTAACGCTGCCGTTTTGGATTACTGCAGAACATCCGTTTCAGCCCTTTCCGGGGCGACTGCGGGGATCCTGGGGCTGACAGGATTGTATGGCTTCATCTTCTATTTTTTAGCCTCGTTCCTCCTTTCCCTCCTCCTCATTCTCAAGGCTGGTCGTCGATGGAACAAGTGCTTCAAGTCTAGGCGCCTGCTTTTTACAGGAGGACTCGTGGGAGGCCTTTTTACCTACATTCTTTTTTGGACCTTCCTCTACGGCATGGTTCATGTGTACTAG